A genomic window from Streptomyces brevispora includes:
- a CDS encoding ABC transporter ATP-binding protein, with the protein MADSTSPGVPTVVVDDVHITYKVNGARTGKGSATSALSRLASRRQSPGVREVHAVKGVSFAAYKGEAIGLIGSNGSGKSTLLKAIAGLLPASKGRVHTQGQPSLLGVNAALMSDLTGERNVVLGGLAMGMSRAEIRERYEEIVEFSGINEKGDFITLPMRTYSSGMGARLRFSIAAAKNHDVLLIDEALSTGDAKFQRRSKDRIIELRQQAGTVFLVSHHNKSITETCDRAIWLEAGTLRMDGPAKEVVAAYEKFTGKK; encoded by the coding sequence GTGGCTGACAGCACTTCGCCCGGAGTACCGACGGTCGTCGTCGACGACGTCCACATCACGTACAAGGTCAACGGCGCCCGCACCGGAAAGGGCAGCGCCACCTCGGCCCTCAGCCGGCTCGCCTCGCGGCGGCAGTCCCCCGGCGTGCGCGAGGTGCACGCCGTGAAGGGGGTCAGCTTCGCCGCGTACAAAGGCGAGGCGATCGGTCTGATCGGCTCCAACGGCTCGGGGAAGTCGACGCTGCTGAAGGCCATCGCCGGTCTGCTGCCCGCCTCGAAGGGCCGCGTCCACACCCAGGGCCAGCCCTCGCTCCTCGGGGTGAACGCCGCGCTGATGAGCGATCTGACCGGCGAGCGCAACGTCGTCCTCGGCGGACTCGCGATGGGCATGAGCCGGGCCGAGATCCGCGAGCGCTACGAGGAGATCGTCGAATTCTCCGGCATCAACGAGAAGGGCGACTTCATCACCCTGCCGATGCGGACGTACTCCTCCGGCATGGGCGCCCGGCTGCGCTTCTCGATCGCCGCGGCCAAGAACCACGACGTGCTGCTGATCGACGAGGCCCTGTCCACCGGCGACGCCAAGTTCCAGCGCCGCAGCAAGGACCGGATCATCGAACTGCGCCAGCAGGCCGGGACGGTCTTCCTGGTCAGCCACCACAACAAGTCGATCACCGAGACCTGCGACCGGGCGATCTGGCTGGAGGCCGGAACGCTGCGCATGGACGGCCCGGCGAAAGAAGTGGTCGCCGCCTACGAGAAGTTCACCGGCAAGAAATAA
- a CDS encoding ABC transporter permease, whose amino-acid sequence MVSQTTAPAAPVDAPPPLLPPVYAPGELAALAARHGLTVSGARPSLPEYVRQLWGRRHFITAFATAKLTAQYSQAKLGQIWQIMTPLLNATVYYFIFGVLMKTKHGVPDYVPFLVTGVFIWTFTSSSITAGTRAISGNIGLVRALHFPRASLPIALALQQLQQLIFSLGALVLILLAFGQYPQPSWLLAVPALTLQAVFNTGISMMMARLAARTPDIAQLTPFVLRTWMYASGVMWSIGTMLQGDRVPHLVKLALEINPAAVFINLMRFALIDSFDGAQLPPHVWAIAAGWALVCGVGGFIYFWKAEESYGRG is encoded by the coding sequence GTGGTGAGCCAGACAACAGCCCCGGCAGCCCCGGTGGACGCCCCGCCACCCCTGCTCCCGCCCGTGTACGCACCGGGAGAGCTCGCCGCCCTCGCCGCTAGGCACGGGCTGACCGTGAGCGGGGCGAGGCCGTCCCTCCCGGAGTACGTCCGGCAGCTCTGGGGACGGCGGCACTTCATCACGGCGTTCGCCACCGCCAAGCTCACCGCCCAGTACAGCCAGGCGAAGCTCGGCCAGATCTGGCAGATCATGACCCCGCTGCTCAACGCGACGGTCTACTACTTCATCTTCGGCGTCCTGATGAAGACGAAGCACGGCGTCCCGGACTACGTCCCGTTCCTGGTCACCGGCGTCTTCATCTGGACCTTCACCAGCAGCTCGATCACCGCGGGCACCCGTGCGATCAGCGGCAACATCGGGCTCGTACGGGCCCTGCACTTCCCGCGCGCCTCGCTGCCGATCGCGCTGGCCCTGCAACAGCTCCAGCAACTGATCTTCTCGCTGGGCGCGCTGGTCCTGATCCTGCTGGCGTTCGGCCAGTACCCGCAGCCCTCCTGGCTGCTGGCCGTACCGGCCCTGACGCTGCAGGCCGTCTTCAACACCGGCATCTCGATGATGATGGCCCGGCTGGCCGCACGGACCCCGGACATCGCCCAGCTGACGCCGTTCGTGCTGCGCACCTGGATGTACGCGTCGGGCGTCATGTGGAGCATCGGCACGATGCTCCAGGGCGACCGGGTGCCGCACCTGGTGAAACTGGCACTGGAGATCAATCCGGCCGCCGTCTTCATCAACCTGATGCGGTTCGCGCTCATCGACAGCTTCGACGGCGCACAGCTGCCCCCGCACGTGTGGGCGATCGCCGCGGGCTGGGCCCTGGTGTGCGGTGTGGGCGGATTCATCTACTTCTGGAAGGCCGAGGAGAGTTACGGACGTGGCTGA
- a CDS encoding bifunctional glycosyltransferase/class I SAM-dependent methyltransferase: MKESPSPRIGILVVAYNAETTLEKTLDRIPEDFRSRIDEILILDDASHDATFTAGCRWSQAEGMPRTVVMRHTKNLGYGGNQKAGYALAAAHGLDIIVLLHGDGQYAPELIPDMVAPIERGECEAVFGSRMMKSGNALKGGMPLYKWLGNRILTRLENGLLGSRLTEFHSGYRAYSVEALKRLPIDRNTDAFDFDTQIIVQLLNAGMRIEEIPVPTYYGDEICYVNGMKYAKDVIKDVLEYRLAVKGFGTCAWIPKPVEYAFKEGDGSSHAVILEKMRKLPPGRVLDLGCSGGLFAERLEALGHEVTGVDFVEVPGVREKCTYFHLANLEEGLPVEIGVDFDYVVAGDVIEHLSRPERVLTEVATVLRPGGRVLLSVPNFSHWYSRLRVALGAFDYDRRGILDETHLRFFTRASLRRTVRNAGYDVLDIASTGAPFWSLLGRGPLAAVLGGLSRLLTRIRPTLFGYQHVALLTPHAAETIIAGEHVDVQDILNRQYVPAGRVGV; encoded by the coding sequence GTGAAGGAAAGCCCGAGCCCCAGGATCGGCATCCTGGTGGTCGCGTACAACGCGGAGACAACGCTGGAGAAGACCCTCGACCGTATTCCGGAGGATTTCCGGTCCCGGATCGACGAGATCCTCATTCTCGACGACGCGAGTCATGACGCGACCTTCACCGCCGGCTGCCGATGGTCCCAGGCGGAGGGAATGCCGCGGACCGTGGTGATGCGGCACACCAAGAATCTTGGATACGGCGGAAACCAGAAGGCCGGATACGCGCTGGCAGCCGCGCACGGACTGGACATCATCGTGCTGCTGCACGGCGACGGACAGTACGCCCCGGAACTGATCCCCGACATGGTCGCCCCGATCGAACGCGGCGAATGCGAGGCGGTGTTCGGGTCGCGGATGATGAAATCCGGCAACGCCCTCAAGGGCGGTATGCCGCTCTACAAATGGCTGGGCAACCGCATTCTCACCCGGCTGGAGAACGGCCTGCTCGGTTCGCGGCTGACCGAATTCCACTCCGGATACCGTGCCTACAGCGTCGAGGCGCTGAAGCGGCTGCCGATCGACCGGAACACCGACGCCTTCGACTTCGACACCCAGATCATCGTCCAGCTGCTCAACGCGGGAATGCGGATCGAGGAGATCCCGGTGCCCACGTACTACGGCGACGAGATCTGCTACGTCAACGGCATGAAGTACGCGAAGGACGTCATCAAGGACGTCCTCGAATACCGCCTGGCGGTCAAGGGGTTCGGCACCTGCGCCTGGATTCCCAAGCCCGTCGAGTACGCCTTCAAGGAGGGCGACGGCTCCTCGCACGCGGTCATCCTGGAGAAGATGCGGAAGCTGCCGCCCGGCCGGGTCCTGGACCTCGGCTGTTCCGGCGGTCTGTTCGCGGAGCGGCTGGAGGCACTCGGCCACGAGGTGACCGGTGTGGACTTCGTCGAGGTGCCCGGAGTGCGCGAGAAGTGCACGTACTTCCACCTGGCCAACCTGGAGGAGGGCCTGCCGGTCGAGATCGGCGTCGACTTCGACTACGTCGTCGCCGGGGACGTCATCGAGCATCTCTCCCGACCCGAGCGGGTGCTCACCGAGGTCGCCACCGTGCTCCGGCCCGGTGGCCGGGTGTTGCTGTCCGTACCGAACTTCAGCCACTGGTACTCACGGCTGCGGGTCGCGCTCGGCGCCTTCGACTACGACCGCCGCGGCATCCTCGACGAGACGCATCTGCGGTTCTTCACCCGGGCCAGTCTGCGCCGTACGGTCCGCAACGCGGGCTACGACGTCCTGGACATCGCCTCGACGGGGGCGCCGTTCTGGTCGCTGCTCGGGCGCGGCCCGCTCGCCGCGGTACTCGGCGGGCTGTCGAGGCTGCTGACCCGGATCCGGCCGACCCTGTTCGGCTATCAGCACGTCGCACTGCTCACCCCGCATGCGGCCGAGACGATCATCGCTGGAGAGCACGTCGATGTACAGGACATCCTCAACCGACAGTACGTCCCTGCCGGCCGGGTCGGCGTCTGA
- a CDS encoding bifunctional glycosyltransferase/CDP-glycerol:glycerophosphate glycerophosphotransferase, with product MPRLSVIIPVRRARGSLRECLESVLSQSFTDIEVIGVDDGAPDGSGLLLDEFAARDSRVQAIHLPEGSGAHGRRNAGAERATGDYLLFLEGHYIHLPGALQDIADRLDSAGDPDVLVFGHRKRPFRGKTRATRSLELLSGMPAGPHTLAGRPGLLDIAPVSWNRAVRRTLAESEGLAFGPGPHGERMYALKTLAVAGAVATLGTACVEHRQQRYLPGLADEAEPTTGSTPLELVDAYADLMTFVEARPSLSPVRGLLFDRAVQELLSAYPSVTKRRRQYVTAVASFHSAHRPDGFTFPGGAKGLRPQLMGGGKYAALGALDTALATRRSLRTAPGTARAKAKKSFTARYYKAQRKLPLDPKLAVYAAYWNRGVSCNPEAIYRKAQELAPDVHGVWVVSKNQVASLPKGIDYVVPGTRRYWSVLARATYFFNNVNFADHLVKRPGQIHVMTHHGTPLKIMGMDQQSYPAAAQGLNFDRLLKRVDRWDWSVSANPHSTEVWSRAYPSAARSLETGYPRNDVFATATQEQIDKIREGLGIRPGQRALLYAPTHRDYEAGFTSRLDLARFCETVGPDTVVMVRAHYFYGGAGLPENPSIIDVSDHPRIEDLCLAADALITDYSSVMFDYAHLNRPIVVHAPDWETYRTVRGVVFDLLSGKPGETPGAVATTTDELARAFTDGSWDSPANEALLKAFRARFCPYDDGRAAERVVRRVLLGEEPPAGETV from the coding sequence ATGCCCCGGCTGAGTGTCATCATCCCCGTCCGCCGCGCCCGAGGAAGTCTGCGCGAGTGCCTGGAGTCGGTGCTCTCGCAGTCGTTCACGGACATCGAGGTGATCGGTGTGGATGACGGCGCTCCGGACGGTTCGGGACTGCTGCTGGACGAGTTCGCCGCACGCGACAGCCGGGTCCAGGCCATCCACCTGCCCGAGGGCTCGGGAGCCCACGGCCGGCGCAACGCCGGGGCCGAGCGTGCCACCGGGGACTACCTCCTCTTCCTGGAGGGCCACTACATCCACCTGCCGGGCGCGCTGCAGGACATCGCGGACCGGCTGGACTCCGCCGGTGATCCCGATGTGCTGGTGTTCGGCCACCGCAAGCGCCCGTTCCGCGGCAAGACCCGGGCGACCCGGTCGCTGGAGTTGCTGAGCGGCATGCCCGCGGGCCCGCACACCCTCGCCGGGCGCCCCGGTCTCCTCGACATCGCGCCGGTGTCCTGGAACCGCGCGGTCCGCCGCACCCTCGCCGAGAGCGAGGGCCTGGCCTTCGGCCCCGGCCCGCACGGTGAGCGCATGTACGCGCTCAAGACGCTCGCCGTCGCCGGTGCCGTCGCCACGCTGGGCACCGCCTGTGTCGAGCACCGCCAGCAGCGCTACCTGCCCGGTCTCGCGGACGAGGCGGAGCCGACGACCGGCTCGACCCCGCTGGAGCTGGTCGACGCGTACGCGGACCTGATGACGTTCGTCGAGGCGCGCCCGTCCCTGAGCCCCGTACGCGGGCTGCTCTTCGACCGCGCCGTCCAGGAACTGCTGTCCGCCTACCCCTCGGTGACGAAGCGCCGCAGGCAGTACGTCACCGCCGTCGCCTCGTTCCACAGCGCCCACCGCCCCGACGGCTTCACGTTCCCGGGCGGCGCGAAGGGGCTTCGGCCGCAGCTGATGGGCGGCGGGAAGTACGCCGCGCTCGGCGCCCTCGACACCGCTCTCGCCACCCGTCGGAGCCTGCGCACGGCCCCCGGCACGGCGCGCGCGAAGGCGAAGAAGTCGTTCACCGCGCGCTACTACAAGGCGCAGCGCAAGCTTCCGCTGGACCCCAAGCTCGCCGTCTACGCGGCCTACTGGAACCGCGGCGTGAGCTGCAACCCCGAGGCGATCTACCGCAAGGCCCAGGAGCTGGCCCCCGATGTGCACGGGGTCTGGGTGGTGTCGAAGAACCAGGTGGCCTCGCTGCCCAAGGGCATCGACTACGTGGTGCCCGGCACCCGCCGCTACTGGTCGGTGCTGGCCCGTGCCACGTACTTCTTCAACAACGTCAACTTCGCCGACCACCTGGTCAAGCGCCCCGGTCAGATCCATGTGATGACCCACCACGGCACCCCGCTGAAGATCATGGGCATGGATCAGCAGAGCTATCCGGCCGCCGCGCAGGGGCTCAACTTCGACCGGCTGCTCAAGCGGGTCGACCGGTGGGACTGGAGCGTCTCCGCCAACCCGCACTCCACCGAGGTGTGGTCCCGCGCCTACCCGAGTGCCGCGCGCTCGCTGGAGACGGGCTACCCCCGCAACGACGTCTTCGCGACGGCGACGCAGGAGCAGATCGACAAGATCCGCGAGGGGCTCGGCATCCGTCCCGGTCAGCGCGCCCTGCTGTACGCGCCGACCCACCGCGACTACGAGGCCGGCTTCACCAGCCGCCTCGACCTGGCGCGGTTCTGCGAGACCGTGGGCCCGGACACCGTGGTCATGGTGCGCGCGCACTACTTCTACGGCGGCGCCGGACTCCCCGAGAACCCGTCGATCATCGACGTCAGCGACCACCCGCGGATCGAGGACCTCTGCCTGGCCGCCGACGCGCTGATCACGGACTACTCGTCGGTGATGTTCGACTACGCCCACCTGAACCGCCCGATCGTGGTGCACGCCCCGGACTGGGAGACGTACCGCACGGTCCGCGGCGTCGTCTTCGACCTGCTGTCCGGCAAGCCCGGCGAGACCCCGGGCGCCGTCGCGACGACCACGGACGAGCTGGCGCGGGCGTTCACCGACGGCAGCTGGGACAGCCCCGCGAACGAGGCCCTGCTCAAGGCCTTCCGCGCCAGGTTCTGCCCGTACGACGACGGCCGCGCCGCAGAGCGCGTGGTGCGCCGGGTCCTGCTGGGCGAGGAGCCCCCGGCGGGCGAGACCGTCTGA
- a CDS encoding bifunctional glycosyltransferase/CDP-glycerol:glycerophosphate glycerophosphotransferase, giving the protein MLNMPPRLSVVVPVYNVELFLTDCLKSLAEQTMTDLEVVMVDDGSTDGSAALAAEFAAQDDRFRLVSQKNGGLGHARNTGVRNCDPESRYLAFVDSDDIIPPNAYELLVGALEETGSDLASGNVLRLRAGGRLQQSPMFRKPMATTRLRTHVSRDLELLGDRIACNKVFRRSFWDKHEFAFPVGALYEDIPVVLPAHFLAGSVDIVKDPVYHWRDRPGSITTSRAVVRGVRDRVAHVQGVSTFLAENRPAADKNHYEAHALANDLWYFMEVLPDGDADYREAFLTHCNAFLDQVDPSVLDGLPLRLRLMWYLVREHRMEELLALLAYDKREPGAFAVRGVRRRQAGYPVLKRPVPAQVLRVADRDLPLAARLRDAQWRDGKLHLKGYAYIRNLPVASGPSEFRIGWLRAGRRNVVPLRLRRTDEPEATARSRQSLHDYDRAGFEAVVDPAKLRIAADGTPKQLTWRLEVGIARNGLLRRAFPSVREAPVAPPVFRPDGDHRIVPAFDDDKLVLHAERIDARFETHRAGDTSGTVVVSGMVRDRLAKGSLRLGLTHKATGTAFDVPVTVGEGTESSAAGWLRFTAELPLAAVTEARPADDTPKNLGYSVHLVGPKNQKTPIDVPGPVPPGRYAVGDGADGVRRELAFVTSSRGNLLISDRTVQPSVELASWTEDGRLILEGTFPEDPEHPVELVVQNSSHREEATFPVKFDGDGEGNGDGGGDARRFRAELRPDAVEGPGGPLPLGEGNWYFFFREKGAGDETGDIALRIPASAFRTLPATRTLSGRDYTIERRFGDQLLVVSAPVLTVSERGLRAKKLLSDSYAAQRTAPLREAVLYSSFDGRQFSDSPRAVYEELVLRGVELEHLWVVRDQQAIIPAGATAVEHGSAAWHDALARSRHIVTNTQLPEWFLRREDQTVVQTWHGTPLKRIGLELAGTIQANAAYIATLKQRAAQWNFLVSPNTFSTPVLRRSFGFEGEVLECGYPRNDIFHAPDRTKVAEAVRERLGIPKGKRVVLYAPTWREDQQLGGGRYSLGLQLDLAAAERELGADTVLLVRRHYMVTDRLPDSGTGFVRDVSRYPDVGELMLISDALVTDYSSLMFDFAQTGRPMLFHTYDLEHYRDTLRGFSFDFEARAPGPLIPGSDDLIAALRDPVRAIAGHAEAYEAFRRDFCDLDDGRATARVVDRML; this is encoded by the coding sequence GTGCTCAACATGCCGCCACGGCTCAGTGTCGTTGTCCCCGTCTACAACGTGGAACTCTTCCTGACGGACTGCCTGAAGTCCCTCGCGGAGCAGACCATGACCGACCTCGAGGTGGTGATGGTCGACGACGGGTCCACCGACGGCAGTGCAGCTCTGGCCGCCGAATTCGCCGCGCAGGACGACCGCTTCAGGCTGGTGAGCCAGAAGAACGGCGGACTGGGGCACGCCCGCAACACCGGTGTCCGCAACTGCGACCCGGAGAGCCGCTACCTCGCCTTCGTCGACAGCGACGACATCATCCCGCCGAACGCGTACGAGCTGCTCGTCGGGGCGCTGGAGGAGACCGGCTCGGACCTCGCGTCCGGCAACGTGCTGCGGCTGCGCGCCGGCGGCAGGCTCCAGCAGTCGCCGATGTTCCGCAAGCCGATGGCGACGACACGGCTGCGCACCCACGTCTCCCGCGACCTGGAGCTCCTCGGAGACCGGATCGCCTGCAACAAGGTCTTCCGCCGCTCCTTCTGGGACAAGCACGAGTTCGCCTTCCCGGTCGGCGCGCTCTACGAGGACATCCCCGTCGTGCTGCCGGCCCACTTCCTGGCCGGCTCCGTCGACATCGTGAAGGACCCCGTCTACCACTGGCGGGACCGGCCGGGCTCGATCACCACCAGCCGGGCCGTCGTCCGCGGCGTCCGCGACCGGGTCGCGCACGTGCAGGGGGTCTCCACCTTCCTGGCGGAGAACCGCCCGGCCGCCGACAAGAACCACTACGAGGCGCACGCCCTCGCCAACGACCTCTGGTACTTCATGGAGGTCCTCCCCGACGGTGACGCGGACTACCGCGAGGCCTTCCTGACGCACTGCAACGCCTTCCTCGACCAGGTCGACCCGTCGGTTCTCGACGGACTCCCGCTGCGGCTGCGCCTGATGTGGTACCTGGTGCGCGAGCACCGCATGGAGGAACTGCTGGCGCTGCTCGCCTACGACAAGCGCGAGCCCGGGGCGTTCGCCGTACGCGGGGTGCGCCGCCGGCAGGCCGGGTACCCGGTGCTGAAGCGGCCGGTGCCGGCCCAGGTGCTGCGCGTCGCCGACCGCGACCTCCCGCTCGCCGCCCGGCTCCGGGACGCGCAGTGGCGGGACGGCAAGCTGCACCTCAAGGGGTACGCCTACATCCGCAACCTGCCCGTCGCCTCGGGCCCCAGCGAGTTCCGGATCGGCTGGCTGCGGGCCGGCCGGCGCAACGTGGTGCCGCTGCGGCTGCGCAGGACCGACGAGCCGGAGGCCACCGCACGCTCCCGCCAGAGCCTGCACGACTACGACCGGGCGGGCTTCGAGGCGGTCGTCGACCCGGCGAAGCTGCGCATCGCCGCCGACGGCACCCCCAAGCAGCTCACCTGGCGCCTGGAGGTCGGCATCGCCAGGAACGGCCTGCTGCGCCGCGCCTTCCCCTCCGTCCGCGAGGCCCCCGTGGCGCCGCCCGTGTTCCGGCCGGACGGCGACCACCGGATCGTCCCCGCCTTCGACGACGACAAGCTGGTGCTGCACGCCGAGCGGATCGACGCCCGGTTCGAGACCCACCGCGCGGGCGACACGTCCGGCACCGTCGTGGTGTCCGGCATGGTCCGTGACCGCCTCGCCAAGGGCTCCCTGCGGCTCGGCCTCACCCACAAGGCCACCGGCACCGCGTTCGACGTCCCGGTCACCGTGGGCGAGGGAACCGAGTCCTCGGCCGCAGGCTGGCTCCGGTTCACCGCCGAGCTCCCGCTCGCGGCCGTCACCGAGGCCCGTCCGGCGGACGACACACCGAAGAACCTCGGGTACAGCGTCCACCTCGTCGGCCCCAAGAACCAGAAGACGCCGATCGACGTGCCGGGCCCCGTGCCGCCCGGCCGCTACGCGGTCGGCGACGGCGCGGACGGCGTACGCCGCGAGCTCGCCTTCGTCACGAGCTCCCGCGGGAACCTGCTGATCAGCGACCGCACCGTGCAGCCGTCCGTCGAGCTGGCGAGCTGGACGGAGGACGGGCGGCTGATCCTTGAGGGCACGTTCCCCGAGGACCCGGAACACCCCGTCGAGCTGGTGGTCCAGAACAGCAGCCACCGCGAGGAGGCGACCTTCCCGGTCAAGTTCGACGGTGACGGTGAAGGCAACGGCGACGGCGGCGGTGACGCGCGGCGCTTCCGGGCCGAACTGCGGCCGGACGCCGTCGAGGGACCCGGCGGCCCGCTCCCGCTGGGTGAGGGCAACTGGTACTTCTTCTTCCGCGAGAAGGGCGCGGGCGACGAGACCGGCGACATCGCGCTGCGCATCCCGGCCTCCGCCTTCCGCACCCTGCCCGCCACCCGCACCCTCTCCGGCCGCGACTACACCATCGAGCGGCGCTTCGGCGACCAGCTCCTGGTCGTCTCCGCCCCGGTGCTCACCGTCTCGGAGCGCGGCCTGCGCGCCAAGAAGCTGCTGAGCGACTCCTACGCCGCACAGCGCACCGCGCCGCTGCGCGAGGCCGTGCTCTACAGCAGCTTCGACGGCCGCCAGTTCTCCGACTCGCCGCGTGCGGTCTACGAGGAACTGGTGCTCAGGGGAGTCGAGCTGGAGCACCTGTGGGTGGTGCGCGACCAGCAGGCCATCATCCCCGCGGGCGCCACCGCCGTGGAGCACGGCTCGGCCGCCTGGCACGACGCGCTGGCCCGCAGCCGGCACATCGTCACCAACACGCAGCTGCCCGAGTGGTTCCTGCGGCGCGAGGACCAGACCGTCGTCCAGACCTGGCACGGCACCCCGCTCAAGCGCATCGGCCTTGAACTCGCGGGCACGATCCAGGCGAACGCCGCGTACATCGCGACGCTCAAGCAGCGCGCCGCGCAGTGGAACTTCCTGGTCTCCCCGAACACCTTCTCCACCCCCGTCCTGCGCCGTTCGTTCGGTTTCGAGGGCGAGGTCCTGGAGTGCGGCTATCCCCGTAACGACATCTTCCACGCCCCCGACCGCACGAAGGTCGCCGAAGCGGTACGGGAGAGGCTCGGGATCCCCAAGGGCAAGCGGGTCGTGCTGTACGCGCCGACCTGGCGCGAGGACCAGCAGCTGGGCGGCGGGCGCTACTCCCTCGGCCTCCAGCTCGACCTGGCCGCGGCCGAACGCGAACTGGGCGCGGACACCGTCCTGCTGGTGCGCCGTCACTACATGGTCACCGACCGCCTCCCGGACAGCGGCACCGGATTCGTCCGCGACGTCTCGCGCTACCCGGACGTCGGCGAGCTGATGCTGATCAGTGACGCGCTGGTCACCGACTACTCCTCGCTGATGTTCGACTTCGCCCAGACCGGCCGTCCGATGCTCTTCCACACCTACGACCTGGAGCACTACCGCGACACGCTGCGCGGGTTCAGCTTCGACTTCGAGGCGCGTGCTCCCGGCCCGCTGATCCCGGGCTCCGACGACCTCATCGCGGCCCTGCGCGACCCGGTCCGGGCCATCGCGGGACACGCGGAAGCGTACGAGGCATTCCGGCGGGACTTCTGCGACCTCGACGACGGCCGTGCGACCGCGCGAGTGGTCGACCGGATGCTGTAG
- a CDS encoding TetR/AcrR family transcriptional regulator, with protein sequence MIRVMTTEPGSRRRVPAGAAVLREDVTDAIRSAVFEELAAVGFARMSIEGIARRAGVGKTAVYRRWKSKLHLVLDLVSAVAVQGMPAPATGSLYGDVRAVLELAAYALRHPLASQVIPDLLVEAARNPEISATIKAALLDPQLGIAAVVVRDAVARGELPQGSDPERALDLIVGPLYWRLAVVRGELPAGYLDDLAASAVAALTR encoded by the coding sequence ATGATTCGGGTCATGACCACCGAGCCGGGAAGCCGCCGCCGTGTCCCCGCCGGAGCCGCCGTGCTCCGCGAGGACGTGACCGATGCGATCCGCAGCGCGGTCTTCGAGGAACTGGCCGCGGTCGGCTTCGCCCGGATGTCGATCGAGGGCATCGCCCGGCGCGCGGGCGTCGGCAAGACGGCGGTCTACCGCCGCTGGAAGTCCAAGCTGCACCTGGTCCTGGACCTGGTCTCCGCCGTCGCGGTACAGGGCATGCCCGCCCCGGCCACCGGTTCGCTGTACGGGGACGTCCGCGCCGTGCTCGAACTGGCCGCCTACGCCCTGCGCCACCCGCTGGCCTCCCAGGTCATCCCGGACCTGCTCGTGGAGGCGGCCCGGAACCCGGAGATCTCCGCCACCATCAAGGCCGCCCTGCTCGACCCGCAGCTGGGCATCGCCGCGGTGGTCGTACGGGACGCCGTGGCACGCGGCGAACTGCCACAGGGCAGCGACCCCGAGCGCGCCCTCGACCTGATCGTCGGCCCGCTCTACTGGCGCCTCGCGGTGGTCCGGGGCGAGCTGCCCGCCGGGTATCTGGACGACCTGGCGGCCTCGGCCGTGGCCGCGCTCACCCGCTGA